The genomic region CGCCATTGACTTTGGTCAAATTGCGCTTAAACTCTTCCACCGTCATGGGGATGTTCTGTCTCTTGACGTTCGTGTTGTGCTGGTCAACATTGAGCATGATGACGGCGTAGGCCAGCGTAAAGGCTGCATCAGCGTTGAAGAACGGAGCGTTGTTACATTTGTGCCAATGATCGGCAAATTGTTCCATCAACAAAGAAATTAATGGCGCCTCTCCGGGTAGACGGAACGTTTCCAGATAATATCTCAATGCTTCATCGATACGGATGCCGTGGAAATCGAAAGATCGAACGAAAGCTTCGAGGACGTTCAAATTTTTTCGATTGCTGATGTACTCTCCAATCATCTTCTTCTCCAGTCGTGAACATTCGCGAAGAAGGACGGCTACCTGAGTCGGATCTAACGGGTCCGACAAGAGCCCGTTTTCCTGGAGAAATTGGATTCCTTTGGCGGGTTTGCTGTTGAAATGCTCGGCACCTGCTATCAACAGCTTCTTTTTATGACGGATGGAGGAGAGGTGCTCCTCCGAGGGCACGTCTGCGGATAGTTCAACTAAACGACTTTTACGAGCGGCTGGCGGCATTCGAGACGACGATTGGTGTTCCAATAGCCCGTTGCCTTTGCCATTCCTCTGTCATTCGATTCCGATAATGAACAGCTGCAAATATGAAATACTTATAGACTATTCTTACCTGTGTGAGGCAATGAGCTTCAACCGAGTCCACGACAATAAGCAGGGCTTCCAGGGAGAGTAAATGGATGGTATAAATTCCACCAGTCGCCAATggagaaacatttttcgaaaGATGCTTAATGAGCTCTTGGAAAAGATCCGATGTATGGCAATCACAATCATAGTTCAAGTAAAGTTCCGTTACCAATCCTAGTAAAGTTGAAGAATATCAACAGAGCAATTTAAAAGGGCAGTCTAGTATTAGGTTTACCTGGAATACGGCAAAGTTGGGCAATGGCTTCGAGGGCGACTAAACGCCGCTCATAGGCTACCTTTGGTGATTCGTGAGCAACAATTTCCATGAGCTTTAGGAGATAAGTTTCCAACTGGAATTTTAGTCGCGTCCGTGCTGATTCGAAAAGCAAGAAACACAGGCGACAGGCAGCGGCCACAACGGATAGCCGATCAGAATTCAATAGCGAAAACAGTGACCGACATGTTTCGTCTTGGATTAGAATCTGCAATGACGGCACGGCGGCAATCACGTCCGCTGCAGTCTCAACGGCTATGGTCAGCAATCGCAGTCCAACGTGAATCATGGCTTCACTGTTCTGCCTCTCCAACGGGTTGATGAGGCTCACTAAAAAGCGTAGCAGCTCTCGGACGCAGGGTAGTCCATAGGGCACATGACAACGGCCCCCAGATTCCTCATTTGTTGATTCGGATGAAATAAAACGGACACCCTGTGCATTGACATAATCTTGGGCTGCAGTGTCGATGGTCTGAAAAGGTGTTTCTTCCTGTGCCATTGAGACTGTAACGACGGGTGTTTCCGCCTCCACCGATGCGGAATGATCAACTGATTGGCAAATTGTCGGCGTTTCGATGTTTGACTCGGAATCTGCTTGTGTGCTTTCTTCCGTCGGATTCGACACCGGAAAAGATTCGGAGCTTTCTTTGGTAGTGGGTGTTTCAACGCAAGGGCTTACTGGCGTTTCAACTGGTTGTCCACTTTTGGACGTTCCATTGGCGTTGACGGCCAATGTTTTTGGTCTCGGTTTCGGTGATcgagatttctttttatttctggaTGGATCATAGGCTGCGGTTCTCATTTTCAGCTTCTAAATACAACAATTATAATAAAAGGTGAAGTCTCTGTAATTGCCAAGAACATGAATCGCATTCTACCTTGTAATTTACCGATCCTTTGATTTCTTGAAGAGGGAACTGTGGCACTCGTTCATACAACAGACGTACCATTTCGCTTAAGGAATGTTCAGCAGATTTCCTTAAGAGTTCTAAACataaagaaacaattttagtAGAAGGATCAACATTTCACAGGGTAACTTTCGTACCACTCAAACGGGTTTCAAAACAGATTCGGAAACAGCTCTGCATAATTTCGCAAACACTTTCGTTGGAGAGAAGAATCCCAGCAGGATGAAGAATTAGCATTCTCAATACCTATAGAAAATATGATTTTAAACTAATGGGAATGATTATGTGATATTGATGTGTCAAACTGATGCCTTACATGTAAAATCTTCATTAGAACAACTTCGTCACTTCCACTATCTGTTCCGACAAATCTTGCATGAGTCACAGCATCTGCCAAACTTTCAACCACAATTGCTGCTGACTCATGGGCTGGATCTAAATGAAGTGATAAATAAAAGAGTAAGACAATTCTGCTCAATAGTGagtacaaaaacaacaacaataccaATCAGTCCATAAGAcaagaatttaaaaactgcAGACAAAGCCAGTTCAGTGACAGGGCCTGAAGTGTCCTCTGATCGGATCACCTCAAGGAAGGGACCTGTAATCATTTACAATTGGTTTCATACTATACAGGCATTGTACTTGTAAATACTACCAAGCACAGCCAGCAAGTCTAACTCTGCTAGAGATGACACTTGATTAAGTTGTTCTTTCAGTTGATTCAGATTTTTTATCAGTACATCCTGCTCCTCCTCCTATTTACAAAATGATACTATTTTAGAAGTAACCAACATGTTCGTTTTATGAATAATTAAATgcaagaaagaaggaaaaaactcAATGGCTTGTTATACCAGCAAGTAGGGCAttattttcctattaaaaGTCCTATGACAATTTATATGCTCTACCTGATAAATTTGAGATGACCATTTGAATGGTCTTCTCATTGAATTAAGCAGGAGGGATAGTTCTCCTTGGATTACATAGAAACCATTAGAGGACAAATCTTCCACCATAATTTGTGCCATTTCGGCGTTGGAATCAATATTTTCTTGTGCACAGCGCTGTTTCCGATATTCACGCAATACTAAcacgaaattattttttcgcCCGGCCACATCACTCTTTAACAGCTGATTCTAGAGGTAGCTGCTAAACAGTAGGTAAACCGAACTGTCAGATTTCTGGCATTTGTTTATCTAGGaaaccaagaaacaaaacgtttgttttgatttttgcacGTAAAATTTAGTATCTTTCCTGTGCATACGCGCGGATAGATAACGATACCAATGCCAGATTGATATAGAAACGTTTTAGGATAAGTCGTGGCAGGAGCTTCTGTTTCATAAGTCGTGGAATTTGcgtgaaagaaatgaaatctaAACCAGATATTTATCACGAAAAGCAGTCCAAACAACTGTGTGCACTCCACACGTTGaataatttatttcaaaagCCTGATGCTTTCACAAAAACATTGCTGGATGATCTGTGCCTACAGTTAACTCCAAATTCTTGGATTAATCCTCATCGTTCAGTTTTTGGTTTGGGTAACTATGATGTCAATGTTGTCATGGCTGCCATACAGCTCATGGATTGTGAAATGGTGTGGTGGGACAAGCGGAGAAGAATTACACCCCATGATGTTAATAGT from Daphnia carinata strain CSIRO-1 chromosome 6, CSIRO_AGI_Dcar_HiC_V3, whole genome shotgun sequence harbors:
- the LOC130690338 gene encoding josephin-2-like, coding for MKSKPDIYHEKQSKQLCALHTLNNLFQKPDAFTKTLLDDLCLQLTPNSWINPHRSVFGLGNYDVNVVMAAIQLMDCEMVWWDKRRRITPHDVNSAIGLILNLPSPSRVGSLLFPFRTKHWLAIRQFDSVYYNLDSKLSAPESIGDIHQLIEHLTRHLNEDDCELFLVNSTKPCTLAVAEFAEQL